In Gimesia panareensis, the genomic window GTCGCGAATGAAGTCGATGCTTAAATCGGCTTCAAACTCCGTTCGATACTGGCCTGTCTTCGGTTTCAGGTCGCGCCGCCCCTGGACCCGGTACTTTCCGGGAAGATGCGGACCGCCAATCACTGCGGAAAAATCATAACCCTGGCGATCCGGTTGAAATTCAGGCCCATTTCCGAGATGCCATTTTCCGATATAACCCGTAGTGTAACCGGCGGGCTTGAGTGCTTCGGCCACGGTTACGGTATCCAGCGGGAGTGCCATCGCTGGTCGCGGGGTAATCACGCGTTCGAAGGGACGCCAGTGCCCCGAAATGAAATCCGTAATCCCGATCCGCGCCTGATTCTGACCTGACTGCAGCGCACATCGCGTGGGCGAACAGACAGCGCCGGCGGCGTAGAAATCGGTAAACCGCATGCCTTCCTTTGCCAACTGGTCGATATGCGGCGTATCAACAAAATCATTATCGTAACAGCCGACATCCTTCCAGCCCATGTCATCGATAAAGATCAGCACAATATTCGGTTGGTCCGCGGCAGAGATCGTGCCTGCAGCCCCGAAGAGAGTTAACAGAGTCAGAACAATCACTCGCGCCATGATTTCAGCTCCAGTTGTAATTCAAGAGAAAGTCAGTATTGAAACCTGTTCTTCTCTTATAACTCATGGCTGCAGAACGGTTAAGTGATTTCTGGCAACTCATTACAGAAATCTGAAAAGCAAAACCGACGGTTACAGGAATGAAAGAGCAGTCCTGTTGATCCAGTCGGAATTTCAGATTCAGATCTCCAGTTCATTTGTGGGCAGAATACTTACCTCACATATCTTTCACAATCAAGAATACTATTCCTCTGGCGGATAGCGATAGGGTTTGGCCGCCTCGTATAATTTCTGACGTTCTTGAAATTCCGGTATTAAGTTCTCAGGGGCCAGTGCGATTGCTTCCTGATTGGCCTTTAAAGCTGCTTCATAATTTTCATTTTCAGCATACGCGACTGCCAGGTTGGCCCAGTTCATGGCCTTGAACTCAACTTTATAATTGTCGCTGATCCGTTTCCCGAATTCCGCCAGCTGAAGTGCTCTTTTTTTGTCCCTGGTTTCCTGATCATTGGTTGCCGCCAGTATTTCTGCTGCCGCCATGATGACATCGACTTCATCTCGATATTCTTTCATCGCTAACTCCAGAGAGACGAGCGCCTCCTGGTATCTGCTCAGTTTGTATAATGCCAGCCCCTGGTATTGCCGGATTTTTTCCAGCTCAGGCCAGCGGGTCAGAATCTGATTGGACTGTTCCAGCAGTTCCTCTGCGAGTCCTTTCTCCCAATAGACTTCACATAATTTCAATCTGGCCACACAATCATCGGGATCCCGTTTGACTCGCTGTTCCCAGTACGTCATCCGCTCTTCCAGCGGGGAATCTGCTGCAGGCAGGACGTCCGTGGCGGGAAGCCGTTGCAGCCTCACATCTTTCAGTTTCCAGACAAACCCGGTTGATCCCGGGAGACGGGAGGATTTGCTTTTTGCGTTGATCCTGAAGAGTAAATGGTTCCTGAGGGGAGCAGTCTCATCAAAGCGAACCAGATCCATATAGTTCCCCAGCGTGACTTCACTGGAATCCGCTCGCAACTTCCAGTCCATCAAATGCATGCCGGTCCGCATTACACGGATTGACTGCTCCTGATGACGGTAAGGAACGCGATCGACAGTATAAATCCTGAAATGTGGTTTCAGGTCTGCCAGGCTGCGAAAGGGGACTGGCTGTTCTATTTTTACTTTGGGGTAAGACCAGGAGCTACTCAGAGCGATATTGAGTTCGGGCACCTTTTCCTCTTGGGCATTGGGATTCCCATAAAGCTCCGTCCAGCGAATATCGATCCTGGGCTCGCCGGTATGAAATGCGATCTGCTCGACTTGAGCCTGGATGTGAAATGGCGCTTCAATACTGATCAATGGCCTGGCCCAGGAGGACTGCGATTCGTTCGTCTTGCGGCAGATGAGTAGATTTTGATCTTCCCGGTCCCAGTCGATCTCATTTTCGCTGATTTCCCAGCCCAGGCCCTGGTCTTGAAAATCGAATTCGACCCAGTCACCTTTTAAATAGGCTTTGAGCTGTTGCAACATTTTTCCCGTGTGTGCGTAGTAGCGTTCTGCCAGCTCATCTCCGGCTGTCTGTTTCAGTTCCTGCCACTCTTGTTCCAACTGTTCTACGTCTGACATCTTCGAATCAGCGAACCAACCTGCTCGTATTTTCTGATCGAACTGCAGGACACGTTCCTGAACTTCTCCCTGGGCAGCAAACATCCGGCACATCAGAAACTTCCCGGGACGATGGGAACGTTGAAGCTGTGAGTAATCTAAGTCGCCCTCCGCTGCTTTGTACTCGGCCATCGCCAGTTGCGGATAACCTGCCCTTTCGAGAAAGTAGCCGATTCTGGTGCGGTAGTAAGCAGTATCTCCATATAATTTTTCACCAGGATGAGCCTCCCGGTATTTCTTCCGCTGCGCCAGGAAGCGGTCAATGATCACTTTGGCGCCAAATTTCTGCTGCTGTGACCAGTCGTCAACGAATTCATTGTCCTGCAGATACTGCAGGATCTCGAATGCATAATAAGGCAGCTGGGTGTCAAATCGATTTGTATCAATACAGTGATTGGCAAAGCTGCGAAACTGCCCCAGGTTGCCGCCCCAGCGAGGCAACATGGAGTTCCAGAGCCTGTAATAAGGCAGTGACTGATCGAGACGGTTTTCTACAGAGCGACGAAACCAGTCGACCGGTTCGTATTCTCTGTCCAGACCGGTCATAGCAGCAGAGATCAATTTAAAAGGGGGATATGGGGAATCCGGTCGTAATAAGCAGGCATACTCCAGATGGACCTTGCCTCGTTCCAGATTCGATTCGAAAAACTGATATTCACCCCGACTCATATTTCCGGGGTATCTTCCACCGCGTCCATCCCAGGCTTTATCCGCCAGATAGAGCCCCGTCAACCAGTGTTTGATAAAGGGATCGATCTTGTCTGACTTCAGGCATCCGATTAATAGCCCATTGCGAAATGTGACATTGTTCTGGTCCCAGATACCAACCAACTTGAAATGCACACAATCGTCCCATTGCTTTGTTGCTGATTCTTCCTCCAGCCAACGTACAATACTGACCAGTAATGCGTCTCTCTGTCCCTGTCCCACCATCGACCTGCAGTCGACAACAAACAGGCGCAGGTAAACTTGCACAATCAGTGGATACCGGCTTGTCCGCAACTGCTCGATGCAACGGGTCCACGTTGACAGTGCCGCATCGATATCTCCTGTCGCCTCACATAACACCAGGGCCACATAAGTCAGCAATAAAGGATCGTTGGATTTGAGCTCGATCACTTTTTGTGCTAACGGAACGAGTTCGGCATTGGACAAGGCATCAGGTTGTCCCGTGACTCTGAACAGATAGGCCTGCAGAAATTTCTCACCAGCTGCTTTGACGTCTGCTTTGTCCGCAGTGAGTTCACGATACGCTTCCAGTTCCCGCAAGCGGAATTTGAGATATTTCTGACTGAAGTCCCGGGGAGTTAAGATGCTTTCCAGGAGTGGTAGATCGATGGGTTGATTTAATGTTTTTCCAGCGCGCTTGAGTTTTAATGATGTGACTTTTCCGCTTGCCTGACTGGCAACCTGATACAGGTCCTCGCTGAGTTCCTTGCAGTCACCGGTCAACAGATAAACGGGGCCGTCCCCATAGTCGGGAAAATCGAGCGGTTTTTCAGAGCGGCGCCTGGGGTCATCATATCCACGTTGACGAATCTCGGCAGTGGCCTTGACCTCTCTGTCCGCCTGCTGCTGGCGAACGTGTTTTTTCTGCCTGGAGATCAGCAGAGCCAACATCCCCAGCATGACCAACACAAGCAGAGCGGCACGTAATAAATTTTTTTGGAATGGAGAGCGCACAGATCCTGTTTCCTTCTGAAACCAAAGGATAACGAAACAGATCAACCTCAAGACAGTACAAAAATACAGATTCCAATCTATCGGGGTGCAACTCGCCAATCAAGATGGAAGTGGTGCACAACGCTCAAAATGCAACAGGAGAGAGATTGTTCAGGAATTCAGGTTCTTGATCAATATGCAGCTTCGCCAGAGCTGTCTCACATCGGGGCGATTCGTCTGGAGCCCACATCGGTTGTTAAGACGACATGGCTATTGAAGCTCGCTAAGATCAACCGCTGTCTGGCTGCCTGATGTGCCGGGTCGTCCCACAAATTGTTGTGTTCCCAGGGATCCGTCTGCAAATCGTAAAGTTCGCCCAGAGACTTGTCGTGATAGAGAGATAATTTATACCGGTCGTTGCGATACATGGTCGCAAAACTGCCATCCCCGCCCGTGAAAAACGGATCGAGTGCGTCAAAGTATTCACAGCGGACACTGTCGCGAATGTGTGCGCCGGTTTGTTCGCCTGTGAGTACCGGGAGCAGGCTCTGCCCCTGATGATAGTCGGGGATCGGAACACCCGTTAAATCGAGTAAGGTGGCAGAAAGATCAAGCAATTCCACAAGTCCGGTGGCACGCTGGTTGGCCACAAAGTGTCCGGGCCAGGAGAAAATCAACGGTACCCGGACCAACCCTTCATAAAATCGACATCCCTTTTGTACCAGCCCATGATCTCCCAATGTCTCACCATGGTCTGAAGTGAAAATGATGACCGTATTGTCTCGCTGTCCTGTTGATTCCAATACGCTCAGGATCCGCGCAAACTGATCGTCAATCTGAGCAATCATGGCATAATAAAGTGCCTGAACTTTTTTCAGCTCACTGATTTCCGTAGACATCGTGACAGGCTGAAAATCAACCCGGGAAAGCAGTTCCTGGGTCGCCTGATCAGACTCTTCAAAATGGGGACCGGGCATCGCGGCAGGGTCGAACATGCTCGCATATTTTTCAGGTGGAATAAACGGGGGATGCGGGTCATAGATATTGATGTTCAGCAACCAGGGCTGTTGATGATCCTGTTCGATAAATTCGATCGCCCGATCAGAGGCCCACTTTGTCTGATGATATTCGGGGTCAACACGCTCTTCGCTGTTTCGCATGTCATCAAGGCTTTTACCTTGAGCACGTACCCAGTCGGCATAATCGTGTGTTCCTGCAGGCCAATCATCACGCGGCGCATGGCTGTGCTGCCAGAGTGTGAACCCGTCATCCAGCCGAGGTTCCACGCGATGGCCGGCACTCACTAAATGAAATTTTCCTATCAACCCGCACAGGTAACCACTGTCTGCGATTAACTTGCTGATCAGCGGTGGCCAACCAGGAAAGGTGTCGTTGCCATTTCTGGTATTGTGTAAGCGCGAAGGATACAACCCGCTCATAAAACTCGCCCTGCTGGGTGTACAGATTGGGCTTTGGCAATACGCATGGGTAAAGGCTACCCCCTCTGAAACGAGCGAATCAACCACAGGCGTTTTCACAAACGCGTTCCCCAGTGCGCCAATCGTGTCAAACCGTTGCTGGTCGGTGCAATACCATAAAATATTAGGGCGAGTCATGGAATCACCTTCGTGTTTAAGAGACCTTGTGGTTGGAAAAACTCTGCCACCTCTGCGTGAGGTCTATTTTTCTGCGCTGGGCTGGACCAGTCAGGGCAGGACAACAGAAAAGACTGATGTGAATACAATTTCTGTCCCCAGACCAGTCAACAAAGCGAGTTCGATGAGAACTAACATATAATTTGGTTTCCATTTTGCCATAGCTCCTCCCGTGACTGCAATCATTAATGCCGTCGCCAGCCAGTAATTGAGCCAGCCCTGCTCTAACACCAGTACATAACAGCAAAGCAGTACAAAACAACAAACGGCCAGCCAGATGCGCGGCTTGCTGCTTGAGGGACTATTTGATGACGGTGTTTGACTGAGAAATATTCCCTGTACGACGATTAAGCTCATCAGTAAGAGAGTAGCCACGATCATATAGAAAGGGAAATCAGGCAGCTGAACTGTTGAGCCGGAAACCAGTTCGCTAAATTTTTTCTCACTTTGGCTGATGTGCTCATTTAGTTTCTCGCCCCGATAAAACACTGGTGCAATAGACAACGCCCGCAAACTGTTCCGTACAGAATCAGATTGCATCGCCTGTTCCAGTGTATCTGCCAGCAGATCAATTCGCTCTTGCGGAGTGCCTTTGGGGGCCCACCAGTAAAACGAGTTACCCACCACGGCATCGATCTGCTGTTCGCGAGCCGTCGAAACGTCCGGCAGGGAGGATTGTCTCTCTTCAGACAAGACTGCCAAAGCGCGAATCTTTCCGTCCCCCTGATAGGACAGAAATTCTGCCAGCGAAAAAATGGTGGCATCAATATGACGACCAATGAGCATGGTGTATCGCTTTTGCCCGTCTCCCGCCTGCACATAATTAAAATATTCGCCCCCCGATGCCTGTTCTATCTTTTTGGCTGCGAAATGGGCGAGTGCCCCGAAATTGGTTCCAAATTGAAGTTCACCAGGATGTTTCTCAGCATCATGCAACAGCTCAGACAGATTTTTGTACCGGGCATTTTGATGCGTGGCTACTACCAGGTTGATCTCTCCCGTCTGGGCAATCGGTTCAAACGCCTCCGGACCGAAGTTCACTTTGCCGGAGTATTTCGAGGTAATAATCCCTTCATGATTACAGAGTATTTTGTACCCGTCGGCCCGCGCCTGTTTGACATTGCGGCTCCCAATCGTACTACTGCCTCCCGGCTGATTGATGATGACGACAGGTTGTTTCAGCAGCTTGTCCTCGGTGATTGATTTTTGAATGATTCTGGCAAACAGGTCCGTTCCGCCTCCTGCAGAAAACGGCACGACAGCCTGAATGGGGCGTTGTGGAAATTGCGTCCGCCCCTGTTGACTTGTGAAGAAACCAGAATACTGAAAGACGATCATCCCCATAATGGCCAGTACCGCAGTCGTATGCCAGACTGGTAAGCCGTATCGACTCCAGACTGAGTGAGAAGCATGCTCCCCATTCCCATTCCCTGTTTCTGACGAAGGGATGCTGCTCGCCTCTTCAGCAGTATTGTCTTTTAAGGTCTCTTGTTTGCTGTCCCGTTTTTTGCGGAACTGACGCACAAGCGGCACAACCAGCAACAAGGCAGAGATGACGACAAAGAGTAAAGAAATGGGGCGGGTGATGATCGGTAACCAGTTACCCTGCGATGACATCAGCCCGGCGGACAGATTTTCTTCCGCAATCGGACCTAAGACAAAACCAATGACAAAGGGTGCCAAAGGGATGCGGTTTCGCTCTAATATCAGTCCCAGCAGCCCGAAACCGAGCATCACCCAGACATCGAACATACGGTTCGACAACGCAAAGGCCCCGGCAATGCAGAAAGTGAGAATAATGGGCAACAAATAAGGACGCGGAAACCGTACCAGTTTTGCCAGGAAACCGACGGATGCAATCATCACCGCAAACATGACCAGGTTTGCCAGAAAATAGGTTCCCATGATGGTATGTACGAGTTCGGGATGATCGCTGAACAACCGCGGCCCCGGTTGCAAACCATGTAGAACTAATGCGCCGAGCAAAATGGCATCGATCACACTGCCGGGTATGCCCATCGCCACGAGTGGAATTAAAGCGCCTCCGACAGTCGCGTTATTGGCTGCTTCTGAAGCAATAATTCCCTCAGCCGAGCCGGAACCGAATTGTTCCGGAGTCTGGGAACTGTTTTTGGCGGCTGAATAAGCGGCGATCGAGCCGATGTTGGCACCAATGCCGGGAAGAATTCCAATAAATGTTCCAATCAGAGAAGACCGCAACATATTCACCCATTGATTTTTCCAATCTGCGAAAGTCAGCAGCAACCCCCTGTGTGTTGCCGAGACACGCGGAATTTTCTGATCAAGATTCGCGATATCGCGCAGCACCTGATTGATCGCAAATAATCCAATTAACACGGGCAACAACTTGAAACCAGCATTGAGAGGAGTGAAACCGAATGTGAGTCGCACTTCGCCTGTGGCTGCGGATATTCCCGGCATGGCTGCCAAAATCCCCAATGTTCCCGAAAAGAGTGAGCGCGTCAGCGATGCGCCATCAATGGTTGCGATTAATACCAGGGCCATCAATACCAGCGAGAAATATTCAAAAGGTCCCAATTGTGTTGACCAGCGGGCAATCGGAGCAGACAAGGCAACTAAAAACACACAGGAAATGAGACCACCCACCAGGGAAGCATAAATTCCCAGCCCCAGCGCACGACCTGGCTGACCTTTTTGCGACATGGGGTAGCCATCAAGCGTTGTCATCACTGAGGCGGGCGTGCCGGGCATTCGCAAGAGTGTGCCGGTAATCAGGCCGCCGCTGATTGATCCCACATACATACTCACCAGCAATGTCATCGCCAGTTGAGGATCGAGCGTAAACGTCAACGGCAACGTGAGTGCGATCAACATGGCACCGGTTAACCCGGGAATCGCCCCCACGAAAATACCAAGCGATGTTCCCACGATAATCAGCGTCAGGCTGAGAGGCGTAGATAATTGAACAACGGTAGTTTGAAGTGCATCCATATTTTGTACTGGTACAGCTGCCTGCCTGACCCTTTACTCAACGGAGCCCGTTAGATTGTGAACATGCCTGATGTGATTTGAGTCTCCTCATCATATCCAGAATATTCAAGGGGAGAAAGCCTGGCCCTTGAAATTCATTTGAGCAGACTGCCGCGTAGACCGAATCGAAACACAAGTCAATTCTTCACGCTCAGCGTACGCGTGTTAGCTGCTGAGAGCTCGCTCTCAGTTGCCATACAGAGTGTACCTGCTCCGACTCGCGTCGATTCTTTCTCCTGTTTTTGTTTTCAGAGATCAATTGACTGTGGAACTTAACTCACGACAGACTGATTGTGCTCGACGCTATTTGCCCTCTACCCGACCAGGGCGTCCTGGTCCCACTGTCAGTTCATCAATCCACAGGGTCTGGGCGTGTGGCAGCAACCTGGGCCCAAAATACGGCATCAGCAGAAATTGATTGAACTTCATGTTTGGGAAATCGGTGGAGCGCAGTACGACGTCGGTCCGCTCGATCACCAACTTGCCATCGAACCAGGCCCGGACGATGCCGTCCGCGTTCGACTCGTCCGTTTTCAGGTCAAGGCTGTTCAGCTGGAACATAGCTTCGACGCAATGCCATGCATCATCAGTAAAGAGTTCGTCCTGACTGTCAAACATTTGCCCGTTAAATCCCCCCTTGAGAGGTCCCTGTGTAAGGCCGTGAGGTTTGTCCTTATTCTGTATATCCTGGGCCGCCAAACGCAGTTTGCGGTTCCAGGGCTCGATATAGACGGTAAGGTGGCTGGCAGCCGGACCAGCATATTTTTTGTTCTCAGTCGTCATGAAATGCATCAGGTGGGGGTGATAAGGACGGCCAGTCCATCCCCAACCTTTGGACAGTCTGATATAACAGCGCAGATAGACGGTATCGTTCGCTTCGAAAAGTCGGCGGATTCCCGATGAGCTACCGGGCTTTGTAGTGTCGGT contains:
- a CDS encoding tetratricopeptide repeat protein — its product is MRSPFQKNLLRAALLVLVMLGMLALLISRQKKHVRQQQADREVKATAEIRQRGYDDPRRRSEKPLDFPDYGDGPVYLLTGDCKELSEDLYQVASQASGKVTSLKLKRAGKTLNQPIDLPLLESILTPRDFSQKYLKFRLRELEAYRELTADKADVKAAGEKFLQAYLFRVTGQPDALSNAELVPLAQKVIELKSNDPLLLTYVALVLCEATGDIDAALSTWTRCIEQLRTSRYPLIVQVYLRLFVVDCRSMVGQGQRDALLVSIVRWLEEESATKQWDDCVHFKLVGIWDQNNVTFRNGLLIGCLKSDKIDPFIKHWLTGLYLADKAWDGRGGRYPGNMSRGEYQFFESNLERGKVHLEYACLLRPDSPYPPFKLISAAMTGLDREYEPVDWFRRSVENRLDQSLPYYRLWNSMLPRWGGNLGQFRSFANHCIDTNRFDTQLPYYAFEILQYLQDNEFVDDWSQQQKFGAKVIIDRFLAQRKKYREAHPGEKLYGDTAYYRTRIGYFLERAGYPQLAMAEYKAAEGDLDYSQLQRSHRPGKFLMCRMFAAQGEVQERVLQFDQKIRAGWFADSKMSDVEQLEQEWQELKQTAGDELAERYYAHTGKMLQQLKAYLKGDWVEFDFQDQGLGWEISENEIDWDREDQNLLICRKTNESQSSWARPLISIEAPFHIQAQVEQIAFHTGEPRIDIRWTELYGNPNAQEEKVPELNIALSSSWSYPKVKIEQPVPFRSLADLKPHFRIYTVDRVPYRHQEQSIRVMRTGMHLMDWKLRADSSEVTLGNYMDLVRFDETAPLRNHLLFRINAKSKSSRLPGSTGFVWKLKDVRLQRLPATDVLPAADSPLEERMTYWEQRVKRDPDDCVARLKLCEVYWEKGLAEELLEQSNQILTRWPELEKIRQYQGLALYKLSRYQEALVSLELAMKEYRDEVDVIMAAAEILAATNDQETRDKKRALQLAEFGKRISDNYKVEFKAMNWANLAVAYAENENYEAALKANQEAIALAPENLIPEFQERQKLYEAAKPYRYPPEE
- a CDS encoding sulfatase family protein, with amino-acid sequence MTRPNILWYCTDQQRFDTIGALGNAFVKTPVVDSLVSEGVAFTHAYCQSPICTPSRASFMSGLYPSRLHNTRNGNDTFPGWPPLISKLIADSGYLCGLIGKFHLVSAGHRVEPRLDDGFTLWQHSHAPRDDWPAGTHDYADWVRAQGKSLDDMRNSEERVDPEYHQTKWASDRAIEFIEQDHQQPWLLNINIYDPHPPFIPPEKYASMFDPAAMPGPHFEESDQATQELLSRVDFQPVTMSTEISELKKVQALYYAMIAQIDDQFARILSVLESTGQRDNTVIIFTSDHGETLGDHGLVQKGCRFYEGLVRVPLIFSWPGHFVANQRATGLVELLDLSATLLDLTGVPIPDYHQGQSLLPVLTGEQTGAHIRDSVRCEYFDALDPFFTGGDGSFATMYRNDRYKLSLYHDKSLGELYDLQTDPWEHNNLWDDPAHQAARQRLILASFNSHVVLTTDVGSRRIAPM
- a CDS encoding tripartite tricarboxylate transporter substrate-binding protein — translated: MDALQTTVVQLSTPLSLTLIIVGTSLGIFVGAIPGLTGAMLIALTLPLTFTLDPQLAMTLLVSMYVGSISGGLITGTLLRMPGTPASVMTTLDGYPMSQKGQPGRALGLGIYASLVGGLISCVFLVALSAPIARWSTQLGPFEYFSLVLMALVLIATIDGASLTRSLFSGTLGILAAMPGISAATGEVRLTFGFTPLNAGFKLLPVLIGLFAINQVLRDIANLDQKIPRVSATHRGLLLTFADWKNQWVNMLRSSLIGTFIGILPGIGANIGSIAAYSAAKNSSQTPEQFGSGSAEGIIASEAANNATVGGALIPLVAMGIPGSVIDAILLGALVLHGLQPGPRLFSDHPELVHTIMGTYFLANLVMFAVMIASVGFLAKLVRFPRPYLLPIILTFCIAGAFALSNRMFDVWVMLGFGLLGLILERNRIPLAPFVIGFVLGPIAEENLSAGLMSSQGNWLPIITRPISLLFVVISALLLVVPLVRQFRKKRDSKQETLKDNTAEEASSIPSSETGNGNGEHASHSVWSRYGLPVWHTTAVLAIMGMIVFQYSGFFTSQQGRTQFPQRPIQAVVPFSAGGGTDLFARIIQKSITEDKLLKQPVVIINQPGGSSTIGSRNVKQARADGYKILCNHEGIITSKYSGKVNFGPEAFEPIAQTGEINLVVATHQNARYKNLSELLHDAEKHPGELQFGTNFGALAHFAAKKIEQASGGEYFNYVQAGDGQKRYTMLIGRHIDATIFSLAEFLSYQGDGKIRALAVLSEERQSSLPDVSTAREQQIDAVVGNSFYWWAPKGTPQERIDLLADTLEQAMQSDSVRNSLRALSIAPVFYRGEKLNEHISQSEKKFSELVSGSTVQLPDFPFYMIVATLLLMSLIVVQGIFLSQTPSSNSPSSSKPRIWLAVCCFVLLCCYVLVLEQGWLNYWLATALMIAVTGGAMAKWKPNYMLVLIELALLTGLGTEIVFTSVFSVVLP